In Gossypium arboreum isolate Shixiya-1 chromosome 5, ASM2569848v2, whole genome shotgun sequence, a single genomic region encodes these proteins:
- the LOC108452697 gene encoding uncharacterized protein LOC108452697: protein MAANIALPYAAGIPAPACQQRRRSMVIKAQKTSIMANPPAVQHCEKASGFGSIPRHPLTQPSFSTKRNNTMVVGAYPDLKLEITPGIPVYTDGRLENFSGELLKLDDKIFWEGPRPEYLDKEIEDGNTGFFLQKADSGGSIGGLEYVFPGDEYKWVIAWSNARNDLNKVYTVIHRDDVDWNEIKQSLDASGQESIFNGLNHDIPYSSVALIDKTSPTPTMVAVLLKAGVPLASTKSTLTAANISKDLTQADGQISKDLIQANGAGVAPATQEAEKQVAPAS, encoded by the exons ATGGCTGCCAATATAGCTTTACCATATGCAGCGGGCATCCCAGCTCCAGCATGCCAGCAGCGTCGTAGAAGCATGGTGATCAAGGCGCAGAAAACCAGTATCATGGCCAATCCACCTGCAGTACAGCACTGTGAAAAAGCCAGTGGCTTTGGTTCCATACCACGCCATCCTCTTACACAGCCTTCATTCAGTACCAAACGGAACAACACAATGGTGGTGGGTGCTTATCCCGACTTGAAATTAGAAATTACCCCGGGAATTCCAGTATATACAGACGGTCGGCTTGAGAACTTTTCTGGTGAACTTTTGAAGTTGGACGATAAAATCTTTTGGGAAGGGCCTCGACCTGAATATCTCGACAAAGAAATCGAGGATGGAAACACCGGCTTTTTTTTGCAGAAAGCTGACTCGGGAGGTTCAATTGGAGGACTCGAATATGTTTTCCCAGGAGACGAGTATAAGTGGGTGATTGCTTGGAGCAACGCCAGAAATGATCTCAATAAG GTCTACACTGTGATCCATCGTGACGACGTTGATTGGAATGAAATCAAACAAAGTCTCGATGCATCCGGCCAAGAAAGCATATTCAACGGCCTTAACCATGACATCCCATACTCTTCAGTCGCTCTGATTGATAAAACAAGCCCTACGCCAACAATGGTTGCAGTACTTCTAAAGGCAGGAGTACCCCTAGCCTCCACCAAAAGCACTCTGACAGCCGCCAATATCTCTAAAGACCTTACACAAGCCGATGGACAAATCTCTAAAGACCTTATACAAGCCAACGGCGCAGGGGTAGCACCAGCTACTCAGGAAGCAGAAAAGCAGGTGGCACCAGCTAGTTAG